The following proteins are encoded in a genomic region of Oreochromis aureus strain Israel breed Guangdong linkage group 8, ZZ_aureus, whole genome shotgun sequence:
- the LOC116322706 gene encoding cytohesin-1-like isoform X3 gives MQRNRQMAMGRKKFNMDPAKGIRFLIDCSLLKNTSEDIAQFLYKGEGLNKTAIGDYLGERDEFNIKVLHAFLELHEFTDLNLVQALRQFLWSFRLPGEAQKIDRMMEAFARRYCHCNPGVFQSIDTCYVLSFAVIMLNTSLHNPNVKDKPSVQKFTAMNRGINDGGDLPEDLLRNLYDSIKNEPFKIPEDDGNDLTHTFFNPDREGWLLKLGGGRVKTWKRRWFILTDNCLYYFEYTTDKEPRGIIPLENLSIREVEDSKKPNCFELFIPNHKDQVIKACKTEADGRVVEGNHTFYRISAPTAEEKDEWIKSIKAAISKDPFYEMLAARKKKVSSLKGL, from the exons ATGCAAAGGAATAGACAGATGGCCATGGGCCGAAAAAAGTTCAACATGGATCCTGCGAAG GGGATTCGGTTCTTGATCGACTGTTCGCTGCTGAAAAACACCAGTGAAGACATTGCCCAGTTTCTGTATAAGGGGGAGGGGCTTAACAAAACCGCCATCGGTGACTACCTGGGCGAGAG AGATGAATTCAACATCAAGGTCCTGCACGCCTTCCTGGAGCTGCACGAGTTCACAGACTTAAACCTGGTTCAGGCTCTCAGGCAGTTTCTGTGGAGCTTTAGGCTGCCCGGCGAGGCCCAGAAAATCGACCGCATGATGGAGGCGTTTGCTCGGCGATACTGTCACTGCAACCCCGGAGTGTTTCAGAGCATCG ATACCTGTTATGTGTTGTCGTTCGCCGTGATCATGTTGAACACCAGTCTACACAACCCCAACGTGAAGGACAAACCCTCTGTTCAGAAATTCACAGCGATGAACAGAGGAATCAATGACGGAGGAGACCTACCGGAGGACCTGCTCAGG AACCTGTATGACAGCATCAAGAACGAACCTTTTAAGATCCCAGAGGATGATGGGAATGACCTCACACACACCTTCTTTAACCCCGACAGAGAAGGATGGCTGCTCAAACTCGG AGGTGGAAGAGTGAAGACCTGGAAGCGGCGCTGGTTTATTCTCACTGATAACTGTCTCTACTACTTTGAATACACCACT GATAAAGAACCCAGAGGGATTATTCCACTGGAAAATCTAAGCATCAGAGAAGTCGAGGACTCAAAGAAACCG AACTGCTTCGAGCTGTTCATCCCCAACCACAAAGATCAGGTGATCAAGGCCTGCAAGACTGAGGCAGACGGCCGTGTCGTCGAGGGAAACCACACCTTCTACAGAATCTCCGCTCCAACTGCGGAGGAGAAGGACGAATGGATCAAAAGCATCAA GGCTGCCATCAGCAAAGACCCGTTCTACGAGATGTTGGCTGCTCGGAAGAAGAAGGTCTCCTCCCTGAAGGGGCTGTAG